In Prosthecochloris sp. GSB1, the following proteins share a genomic window:
- a CDS encoding helix-turn-helix domain-containing protein → MDPQVSFDNLPQAVKLLHQKLEVVVSKLDNIASQNSKQKEHTFIGVDEAAALLGISKASIYSKVYHNVIPYYKSGGKLYFSKQELLQEILSRRYPKQEETPPPKQREFETKATGS, encoded by the coding sequence ATGGACCCCCAAGTATCATTCGATAACCTACCCCAGGCCGTTAAGCTGCTGCACCAGAAACTCGAAGTTGTTGTTTCAAAACTCGACAACATTGCATCACAAAACAGCAAGCAAAAAGAACACACCTTCATCGGAGTCGATGAAGCTGCAGCACTGCTAGGCATCAGCAAAGCATCAATCTATTCAAAAGTTTACCATAACGTTATCCCTTACTACAAGTCAGGCGGAAAGCTCTATTTCTCCAAGCAGGAACTGCTTCAGGAGATCCTTTCCCGCAGATACCCGAAGCAGGAGGAAACTCCTCCACCAAAGCAGCGGGAATTCGAAACAAAGGCAACGGGCTCTTGA
- a CDS encoding restriction endonuclease — protein sequence MKPKRVDTTNQHKSSKELTDYSNWVTWHWSNSFDSSVPHSSNKKVIPQIEGLQDVFAKGLVYTWNAFSGDIEMPVRFRNCPYCRDYLDERPGAVKMEGDPQFDSRHISIVLNRYVCEGCGWWYVKKFVNDKDCVCQNYSYGTTFYEGIIRYFNVSDIDIPVETLRTHLSKYGDEVHHVNPILFEKLVASIIKDYFVCEVKHVGRSGDGGVDVYAVISDEPCLIQVKRRRDARKAESVSTVRALIGSLVCANSAKGYVITTANDFSKHAKYAANNPNLKRYGIELTLVTKQDLLNMLNVSRDQIVSVWERIEADEKYSY from the coding sequence GTGAAACCGAAACGAGTTGATACAACTAATCAGCATAAATCTTCAAAAGAACTGACTGATTACTCTAATTGGGTGACATGGCATTGGAGTAATTCATTCGATTCGAGCGTCCCCCATTCTTCCAATAAAAAAGTGATTCCTCAAATTGAAGGTCTTCAAGATGTATTTGCAAAAGGGCTGGTGTATACATGGAATGCTTTTTCGGGGGATATTGAGATGCCTGTAAGGTTTCGAAATTGCCCATATTGTCGGGATTATTTAGATGAAAGACCAGGTGCCGTGAAGATGGAGGGTGATCCTCAGTTTGATTCGCGACATATATCGATCGTACTGAATCGATATGTCTGTGAGGGATGTGGTTGGTGGTATGTGAAAAAATTTGTGAATGATAAAGATTGCGTCTGTCAAAACTATAGTTATGGCACGACATTTTATGAGGGCATAATCCGTTACTTCAATGTTTCAGATATCGATATCCCTGTGGAAACCTTAAGAACCCACTTGTCTAAATACGGAGATGAAGTTCATCACGTTAATCCTATATTATTCGAGAAGCTGGTAGCAAGTATCATTAAAGACTATTTTGTTTGTGAAGTTAAGCATGTTGGCAGATCTGGAGACGGTGGTGTCGATGTTTATGCTGTGATTTCAGATGAGCCATGCCTTATTCAGGTAAAGAGACGACGGGACGCTAGAAAAGCTGAAAGTGTTTCTACGGTAAGAGCGCTAATCGGTTCATTAGTATGTGCCAATAGTGCCAAAGGATATGTTATCACAACTGCAAATGATTTCAGCAAACACGCAAAGTATGCGGCTAACAATCCAAATCTAAAGAGATATGGAATAGAGCTTACGTTAGTGACAAAACAAGATCTTCTCAATATGTTGAATGTATCGCGTGATCAAATTGTAAGTGTTTGGGAAAGAATAGAAGCGGATGAAAAATATTCCTATTAA
- a CDS encoding type I restriction-modification system subunit M: MTKEQLNQLGKTLWDIADQLRGAMNADDFRDYMLSFLFLRYLSDNYEEAAKKELGPDYPSNHDQTGTTPLQLWYESNLDDVKEFEKQMRRKVHYVIEPQYLWGSIAEQARTQDRELLHTLQQGFDHIENESFASTFQGLFSEINLSSEKLGKNYTDRNTKLCTIITKIAEGLAEFSTDSDTLGDAYEYLIGQFAAGSGKKAGEFYTPQQISTILSEIVTLDSQEPSTGKKKYLQSVLDFACGSGSLLLNVRNQIGPHGIGKIYGQEKNITTYNLARMNMLLHGVKDTEFEIYHGDTLTNDWDMLREANPAKKMHFDAVVANPPFSYRWEPTEALGEDVRFKNYGLAPKSAADLAFLLHGFHFLAKEGTMAIILPHGVLFRGGVEERIRTKLLKDGNIDTVIGLPANLFYSTGIPVCILVLKKCKKPDDVLFINASEHFEKGKRQNYLLPEHIDKIVDAYQYRKEEERYSRCVSMEEIETNGNNLNISRYISTAIPDKEIDLAATHAELVDIEKQIVNATQKHNEFLKELGLPSLPPTSRE; the protein is encoded by the coding sequence ATGACTAAAGAACAACTCAACCAGCTTGGAAAAACCCTCTGGGATATTGCCGACCAGCTACGCGGAGCGATGAACGCGGATGACTTCCGCGATTATATGCTCTCTTTCCTGTTCCTGCGTTATCTCTCCGACAACTACGAAGAGGCTGCCAAAAAGGAGCTGGGGCCGGACTACCCGAGCAATCATGACCAGACAGGCACCACACCGCTGCAACTCTGGTATGAATCTAACCTCGATGATGTCAAGGAATTTGAAAAGCAGATGCGCCGCAAGGTGCACTATGTCATCGAACCGCAATATCTCTGGGGCAGCATAGCAGAACAAGCACGCACGCAGGATAGAGAGTTGCTGCACACGCTCCAACAAGGGTTCGATCACATCGAAAACGAATCCTTTGCCAGTACCTTTCAGGGCCTGTTCTCTGAAATCAATTTGAGTTCAGAGAAGCTTGGCAAGAACTACACAGATCGGAATACCAAGCTCTGCACCATCATTACAAAAATTGCTGAAGGGTTGGCGGAGTTTTCAACGGATAGCGACACTCTCGGTGATGCTTATGAATACCTGATTGGCCAGTTTGCTGCTGGTTCTGGCAAGAAGGCGGGGGAGTTTTACACGCCTCAACAGATTTCAACCATTCTTTCCGAAATCGTCACGTTGGATAGCCAGGAGCCGAGCACTGGCAAAAAGAAATATCTCCAGAGCGTGCTTGATTTTGCCTGTGGTTCCGGTTCGCTGTTGCTCAACGTCCGCAATCAGATCGGCCCCCACGGTATTGGCAAAATCTATGGGCAGGAAAAAAACATCACCACCTACAACCTCGCGCGCATGAACATGCTGCTGCACGGGGTAAAGGATACCGAGTTTGAAATCTACCACGGCGACACGCTGACGAACGATTGGGATATGCTCCGCGAAGCCAATCCCGCCAAAAAGATGCACTTCGATGCAGTCGTAGCCAATCCGCCTTTCAGCTACCGCTGGGAGCCTACCGAAGCCTTGGGCGAAGACGTCCGCTTCAAGAATTACGGCCTTGCGCCAAAGTCCGCCGCCGATCTCGCCTTTCTTCTCCACGGCTTCCACTTCCTCGCCAAAGAGGGAACAATGGCTATAATCCTTCCTCACGGCGTCCTGTTCCGTGGCGGAGTGGAAGAACGCATCCGCACGAAGCTGCTCAAAGACGGCAACATCGACACGGTGATCGGCCTTCCTGCCAACCTTTTCTATTCTACCGGCATTCCAGTCTGCATTCTCGTACTCAAGAAGTGCAAGAAACCTGATGATGTTCTCTTCATCAACGCCAGCGAGCACTTCGAAAAAGGCAAACGCCAGAACTACCTGCTGCCTGAGCACATCGACAAGATTGTTGATGCCTACCAGTACCGCAAGGAAGAAGAGCGCTATTCCCGCTGCGTCTCGATGGAAGAAATAGAAACCAATGGCAACAATCTGAATATCTCCCGTTACATCAGCACCGCAATACCCGATAAAGAAATCGACCTCGCCGCAACTCATGCGGAATTGGTGGATATTGAAAAACAAATCGTCAATGCCACACAAAAGCATAACGAATTTCTCAAAGAACTTGGGTTGCCGTCATTACCGCCTACTAGCCGTGAATAA
- a CDS encoding AAA family ATPase yields the protein MNLEAIAKEIQEMNENIVLIYAFNGAGKTQLSVSYKNYTKANNNGQHAGVYYNAYSEDLFVWDNDEKNDGADIKLNILPSSLNQFHSFLSDNKDAVMEKLAPYNPRFRFKLNSFQDREKGIESINFFCEGDDKAPIKISRGEERIFVWCFFLALLEVDGWADVQNAHIFIDDPVSSLDDHNIFITADTLYRLIEKFYNNKTIIIATHHIGFFSILAKRLTKSERSGRYKNLTGLRILRRTGDDLTLFEFDKDIFLYHLHLLQILNEARDNQLYTYHFALLRQLLENIASFLGTGRTGDALQKIGIQNTDEIMQVINTHSHKNVYYDQTELMSDYESDLFKDIFKKLVEKYQFSY from the coding sequence ATGAATCTTGAAGCCATCGCAAAAGAAATTCAAGAAATGAATGAGAACATTGTTCTCATATATGCGTTTAATGGTGCCGGGAAAACGCAACTTTCCGTATCATACAAAAATTATACAAAGGCAAATAATAATGGTCAGCATGCAGGTGTTTATTACAACGCATACAGTGAAGACCTTTTTGTTTGGGATAACGACGAAAAAAATGATGGTGCAGACATCAAGTTAAATATACTGCCAAGTAGCTTGAACCAGTTTCACAGTTTTCTTTCTGATAATAAAGATGCTGTTATGGAGAAGCTTGCCCCTTATAATCCAAGATTTCGATTCAAGCTCAATTCTTTTCAGGATCGTGAAAAAGGGATTGAGTCAATAAACTTTTTCTGCGAAGGTGATGATAAAGCCCCGATAAAAATATCACGCGGTGAAGAACGAATTTTTGTTTGGTGTTTTTTTCTAGCCTTATTGGAGGTCGACGGCTGGGCTGATGTGCAAAATGCTCATATTTTTATTGATGACCCAGTGTCCAGTCTTGATGACCACAATATCTTTATAACAGCCGATACCCTGTATCGACTGATTGAAAAATTCTACAATAATAAGACCATCATCATCGCCACACATCATATCGGATTTTTTTCTATTCTTGCCAAGCGCTTGACCAAAAGTGAGAGAAGTGGTCGGTACAAAAATTTAACAGGGTTACGTATTTTAAGGCGCACTGGTGATGATTTGACCTTGTTTGAATTTGATAAGGATATTTTTCTTTATCATTTGCATTTATTACAAATCTTGAACGAAGCGCGTGACAACCAGTTATACACCTATCACTTTGCCTTGTTGAGGCAGCTGTTAGAGAATATCGCTTCATTTTTGGGTACTGGTAGAACTGGAGATGCTTTACAAAAAATTGGAATACAAAATACTGACGAGATAATGCAAGTAATCAATACGCATTCACATAAAAATGTGTATTACGACCAAACTGAATTGATGTCTGATTACGAAAGCGACTTATTTAAAGATATTTTTAAGAAACTTGTCGAAAAATATCAATTTTCATATTGA
- a CDS encoding type I restriction endonuclease subunit R, producing the protein MSEQTIEQSLIDKLQDLKYTYRPDIRDRESLEKNFREKFEALNRFHLTDAEFARLLDQVVTPDVFAAARHLRERNSFEREDGTPLFYTLVNIKDWCKNTFEVVNQLRINTSNSYHRYDVILLINGVPVVQIELKTLGLSPRRAMQQIVDYKNDPGNGYSNTLLCFMQLFIVSNRTDTWYFANNNSRHFSFNADERFLPLYQFAGEDNKKITHLDPFAEKFLAKCTLGEMISRYMVLVASEQKLMVMRPYQIYAVKAIVECIHQNCGNGYIWHTTGSGKTLTSFKASTLLKDNPEIEKCLFVVDRKDLDRQTREEFNRFQEGCVEENTNTETVVRRLLSSDYADKVIVTTIQKLGLALDGTNKRNYKERLEPLRNKRMVFIFDECHRSQFGENHKAIKEFFSNIQLFGFTGTPIFPENATYQQIEGQQASLKTTVDIFQQQLHAYTITHAIEDRNVLRFHVDYYKPEGKSTPKFGEPLAKKAIVEAILEKHDSATDDRKFNAILATASINDAIAYHELFKSLQAAKQAEVDAFVPLNIACVFSPPANGNRDVQQIQEDLPQEKADNQENPDEKKAALKAIIEEYNLFYGTNHRIDEFDLYYQDVQKRIKDQQYLDQDLPRKHDDKIDIVIVVDMLLTGFDSKFLNTLYVDKNLKYHGLIQAFSRTNRILNDTKPYGNILDFRQQQNAVDGAIALFSGEQNERAKEIWLVDPAPAVIAKLDTAVQRLGEFMRSQGLESAPEEVPNLKGDAARAQFINQFKEVQRLKTQLDQYTDLTEENAATIEQIITQEQLQAYRGVYLETAQRLKEKREKGGEVAPSELDQLDFEFVLFASSLIDYDYIMALLARYSQQTPGKQKMTREQLIGLIQSDAKFMDEREEIAEYIGTLQAGAGLSEHEIRVGFEKFKAEKSADELNKIAETHGLETAALQAFVDGIIQRMIFDGEQLTDLLEPLGLNWKTRRQKELALMDDLIPLLHKLAQGRDISGLEAYE; encoded by the coding sequence ATGTCAGAACAAACAATAGAGCAGAGCCTGATCGACAAACTGCAAGACCTCAAATACACCTACCGTCCGGATATTCGTGACCGTGAATCGTTGGAAAAAAACTTCCGGGAAAAGTTTGAGGCCCTCAACCGTTTTCATCTGACTGATGCCGAATTTGCCCGGCTGCTTGATCAGGTCGTCACCCCTGACGTTTTCGCCGCTGCCCGTCACTTGCGCGAACGGAACAGCTTTGAGCGGGAAGACGGCACACCTCTCTTCTATACGCTGGTCAACATCAAAGACTGGTGTAAAAACACGTTTGAGGTCGTCAACCAGCTTCGCATCAATACAAGCAACAGTTATCACCGGTATGACGTCATCCTGCTGATCAACGGTGTGCCGGTAGTTCAGATCGAGTTGAAAACGCTTGGCCTCAGCCCGCGCCGCGCCATGCAGCAGATCGTCGATTATAAAAACGACCCTGGTAATGGTTACTCCAATACGCTGCTCTGTTTCATGCAGCTGTTTATTGTCAGTAACCGAACCGATACCTGGTACTTTGCCAACAACAACAGCCGCCACTTCAGCTTCAACGCCGACGAACGCTTTCTTCCGCTCTACCAGTTCGCCGGGGAAGACAATAAAAAAATCACCCACCTCGACCCCTTCGCTGAGAAATTCCTTGCAAAGTGCACCCTAGGTGAAATGATAAGCCGATACATGGTGCTTGTCGCCAGTGAACAAAAGCTGATGGTCATGCGCCCGTACCAGATTTATGCTGTCAAAGCCATTGTGGAATGTATTCACCAGAATTGCGGAAACGGCTACATCTGGCACACCACCGGCAGCGGCAAAACGCTTACCTCCTTCAAGGCTTCCACCCTGCTCAAGGATAACCCGGAAATTGAAAAATGCCTGTTCGTGGTGGACCGTAAAGACCTTGACCGGCAGACACGAGAGGAGTTTAACAGATTTCAGGAAGGGTGTGTTGAAGAAAATACCAACACCGAAACGGTGGTAAGGCGTTTGCTCTCAAGTGATTACGCCGACAAAGTGATCGTAACTACCATCCAGAAACTTGGGCTTGCCCTCGACGGTACAAACAAGCGAAACTATAAAGAGCGCCTGGAACCACTCCGAAACAAGCGCATGGTCTTCATCTTTGACGAGTGCCACCGCTCACAGTTCGGCGAGAACCACAAAGCCATCAAGGAATTTTTCTCGAATATCCAGCTTTTCGGGTTTACCGGCACACCGATCTTTCCGGAGAACGCCACCTATCAGCAGATTGAAGGGCAGCAGGCATCCCTGAAAACCACGGTTGACATCTTTCAGCAACAACTGCACGCCTACACCATTACGCACGCCATCGAAGACCGCAATGTTTTGCGTTTTCATGTGGATTATTACAAGCCTGAAGGAAAGAGCACGCCTAAATTCGGAGAGCCACTTGCCAAAAAAGCCATCGTCGAAGCGATCCTTGAAAAACATGATTCTGCTACGGATGACCGCAAATTTAACGCCATTCTTGCCACAGCATCCATCAACGACGCCATCGCATATCACGAGCTGTTCAAGAGCTTACAGGCAGCCAAACAGGCCGAAGTCGATGCCTTTGTCCCGCTGAATATCGCTTGCGTTTTTTCGCCTCCAGCAAACGGGAACAGGGACGTACAACAGATTCAGGAAGACCTCCCGCAGGAAAAGGCCGATAACCAGGAAAACCCGGACGAAAAGAAAGCGGCTTTGAAAGCGATCATCGAGGAATACAATCTCTTCTATGGTACCAATCACCGTATCGATGAATTCGACCTTTACTATCAGGACGTTCAAAAGCGCATTAAGGATCAGCAGTACCTCGATCAGGATTTGCCCCGGAAGCATGACGACAAGATCGATATTGTGATCGTCGTTGATATGCTGCTTACCGGCTTCGACTCGAAATTCCTGAATACCCTGTATGTGGACAAGAATCTCAAATACCACGGGCTTATTCAGGCGTTTTCGCGAACCAATCGCATACTGAACGACACCAAGCCATACGGCAACATTCTCGACTTCCGCCAGCAGCAGAACGCGGTTGATGGAGCGATTGCCTTGTTCTCTGGCGAGCAAAACGAGCGAGCTAAAGAAATCTGGCTTGTCGATCCCGCTCCGGCGGTCATTGCAAAGCTGGACACCGCTGTTCAAAGGCTTGGTGAATTCATGCGTTCTCAAGGGCTTGAAAGCGCTCCGGAAGAGGTGCCGAACCTCAAGGGAGATGCGGCACGCGCACAGTTCATCAATCAGTTCAAGGAAGTACAGCGGCTCAAAACCCAGCTCGACCAATACACTGATCTCACAGAGGAAAACGCTGCAACTATTGAGCAGATCATTACGCAAGAGCAGTTACAGGCTTATCGTGGCGTCTATCTTGAAACGGCGCAGCGCCTGAAAGAAAAAAGGGAGAAAGGCGGCGAAGTGGCTCCGTCGGAGCTGGATCAGCTCGATTTTGAGTTCGTGCTCTTTGCCTCTTCCCTCATTGATTACGACTATATCATGGCCCTGCTTGCCCGATATTCGCAGCAGACGCCAGGTAAGCAGAAAATGACCCGTGAACAGCTCATTGGGCTTATCCAGTCCGATGCCAAGTTCATGGATGAGCGGGAAGAGATCGCCGAATACATCGGCACACTGCAAGCGGGTGCAGGCTTGAGCGAGCATGAGATTCGTGTCGGGTTCGAAAAATTCAAGGCTGAGAAGAGCGCCGATGAGTTGAATAAAATTGCTGAAACTCACGGGCTGGAAACGGCAGCCCTGCAAGCTTTTGTGGATGGTATTATTCAGCGGATGATTTTCGATGGCGAGCAATTGACAGATTTGCTCGAACCGCTTGGGCTGAACTGGAAAACGAGGAGGCAAAAGGAGTTGGCATTGATGGACGATTTGATTCCGCTGCTTCATAAACTTGCGCAAGGGCGCGACATTTCCGGATTGGAGGCGTATGAGTAA
- a CDS encoding JAB domain-containing protein codes for MNNNCTLPLFNQESVKSEKVTVPRYSLKLVRESSVSYDQKAIKSASIAYDFFCGIGLQDKASEEFYSLYLNTKNRIIGMEMISRGTLNASLIHPREVFKGALLANANCIMLAHNHPSGNPEPSNADKQVTSILVKAGKLLDVQVLDHIIVGDESYFSFRESGLL; via the coding sequence ATGAACAACAACTGTACACTCCCGCTGTTCAATCAGGAATCCGTGAAATCCGAAAAGGTTACCGTTCCACGCTATAGCCTTAAGCTGGTAAGGGAATCCAGTGTTTCTTACGACCAGAAAGCCATTAAAAGCGCATCGATTGCCTATGATTTTTTCTGTGGTATAGGGCTTCAAGACAAGGCAAGCGAAGAGTTTTATTCACTCTATCTCAATACAAAAAACCGGATCATCGGGATGGAAATGATCAGCAGGGGAACCCTGAATGCATCTCTGATACATCCGAGAGAGGTTTTCAAGGGAGCCCTTTTGGCCAACGCCAATTGCATAATGCTGGCTCATAATCATCCATCTGGTAACCCGGAACCGAGTAATGCCGATAAACAGGTAACCTCAATACTGGTCAAAGCCGGAAAGCTTCTCGATGTTCAGGTTCTGGATCATATTATTGTAGGAGATGAATCCTATTTCAGTTTCAGGGAATCAGGCTTGCTCTAA
- a CDS encoding helix-turn-helix domain-containing protein, translated as MMDKKKQKKLETAGWKVGNAEDFLELNQAESDFIALKIALSEHLKTRRQSLRLTQKEFAGMIHSSQSRVAKMEAGDPGVTLDLLVKSLLTLKTPKEEIEKMLP; from the coding sequence ATGATGGACAAGAAGAAACAAAAGAAACTGGAAACCGCAGGCTGGAAAGTCGGCAATGCAGAGGATTTTCTTGAGCTTAATCAGGCAGAGTCTGATTTCATCGCCTTGAAAATAGCTCTCAGTGAGCACCTGAAAACGCGACGTCAATCACTCCGGCTCACTCAGAAAGAGTTTGCCGGAATGATTCATTCCAGCCAGTCTCGCGTGGCGAAAATGGAGGCCGGAGATCCTGGTGTAACTCTTGATTTGCTGGTTAAGTCCCTGCTTACGCTGAAAACGCCCAAAGAAGAGATTGAAAAGATGCTTCCATGA
- a CDS encoding type II toxin-antitoxin system RelE/ParE family toxin translates to MRSEDKPLVWLHGEIKTPPMSSHARIEAGYLLRRLQSGELLSMPWSRPMPSIGARCHELRIPDDNVTWRIIYRIDDDAILILDVFRKKTQQTPKTVIDTCKRRIRAYDDL, encoded by the coding sequence ATGCGATCGGAAGATAAACCGCTGGTGTGGTTGCATGGAGAGATAAAGACGCCTCCCATGTCATCACATGCAAGAATTGAAGCCGGATATCTCCTGCGGCGGTTGCAGTCTGGAGAGCTGTTGTCAATGCCATGGTCACGACCGATGCCTTCCATAGGCGCTCGATGCCATGAGTTGCGTATTCCTGATGATAACGTTACCTGGCGCATTATCTACAGAATAGATGATGATGCAATCCTGATTCTTGACGTCTTCAGGAAAAAAACGCAGCAGACTCCTAAAACCGTTATCGATACCTGTAAACGCCGCATTCGCGCTTATGATGACTTGTAA
- a CDS encoding TrbI/VirB10 family protein: protein MEKHEKQEAPDPHASKIDPNDPRLRLKKPLGRSLKKGPVILILSLILGVVLIAVSVALWPLDKRGGQEEEETSPPPQSYTIPNVIREGPDNDDPVSVPADNITAPLPDSIPRLGQPLPGDLGEAMVNNNRGNYYTSGQQDPEQQAYAAALVSAPFFQGAETGQMKTSGLNSNGMLAAYTDKPADASGLIRSTEGGLLGQQDQNKQQRKNEFLSGKGRDKSAYLSGGMLHPKTPYEVKAGTIIPVTLITGINSDLPGTIIGQVREHVYDTVTGDYLLIPQGSRLLASYDSMVSYGQKRVLVCWNRLIRPDGSSIDLECMPGVDLEGYGGFKDKVDNHFDRLIGGALLSSVLSVGATTSQGTWDNEDGMSTAQMFASNVGSEISSTGQQITRKNLEIQPTLKIRPGYSVNVLVNKDMVITPYYMN from the coding sequence ATGGAAAAGCATGAAAAGCAGGAAGCGCCCGATCCGCATGCCTCCAAGATCGATCCTAACGATCCTCGGCTCAGGTTGAAAAAGCCTCTCGGACGTTCGCTGAAAAAGGGGCCGGTTATTCTTATCCTTTCATTGATTCTCGGTGTGGTGCTGATTGCGGTCTCTGTTGCCCTCTGGCCTCTGGACAAACGAGGAGGACAGGAGGAAGAGGAGACATCTCCACCACCCCAATCCTATACCATTCCCAATGTGATCAGGGAAGGCCCGGACAACGATGATCCGGTCTCCGTTCCGGCTGATAATATTACAGCCCCGTTACCGGACAGTATCCCCCGGCTCGGCCAGCCATTGCCGGGTGATCTCGGTGAAGCGATGGTGAACAATAACAGGGGAAACTATTATACCTCCGGGCAGCAGGATCCTGAACAGCAGGCCTATGCGGCAGCTCTCGTATCAGCCCCTTTCTTTCAGGGCGCTGAAACAGGGCAGATGAAAACCTCGGGCCTGAATAGCAACGGCATGCTTGCCGCATATACCGACAAACCTGCCGATGCTTCTGGATTAATAAGGAGCACAGAAGGGGGTTTGCTGGGCCAGCAAGACCAGAACAAGCAGCAGCGGAAGAATGAATTTCTCTCCGGAAAGGGAAGAGATAAAAGCGCATACCTTTCCGGTGGTATGTTGCATCCCAAAACACCCTATGAGGTAAAGGCCGGAACAATCATACCGGTAACGCTGATTACCGGGATCAACTCCGACCTGCCGGGCACGATTATCGGTCAGGTTCGTGAACATGTCTATGATACCGTAACCGGCGATTATCTCCTGATTCCCCAAGGTTCCAGACTGCTTGCCTCATATGACAGCATGGTTTCCTATGGTCAGAAGCGGGTGCTGGTCTGCTGGAATCGTTTGATCAGACCGGATGGCAGTTCCATAGACCTCGAATGTATGCCCGGAGTTGATCTCGAAGGGTACGGAGGATTCAAAGACAAGGTCGATAACCATTTTGATCGTCTCATTGGTGGAGCCCTTCTATCCTCGGTACTTTCTGTTGGGGCAACGACATCTCAGGGAACCTGGGATAACGAGGATGGCATGAGTACTGCCCAGATGTTTGCGAGCAATGTCGGTTCGGAAATCAGTAGCACCGGCCAGCAGATTACCCGAAAAAACCTTGAAATCCAGCCGACCCTGAAAATCCGTCCCGGATATTCAGTGAACGTGCTTGTGAACAAGGATATGGTGATCACTCCATACTACATGAACTGA
- the trbG gene encoding P-type conjugative transfer protein TrbG, giving the protein MVHKKTLLTFLAVTAALQLGGCAATGAQQAWVHANKVPEPRGTKLVQLEPTRFAGNRKKALPTDTEEVVKPGKPWAVIDEANKTSAQNPDSFGYFNAIMTYDFTPGYLYQVYTAPLKITDIQLQPGETIEGKPACGDTVRWILGVGKSRKDGTVQQHIYIKPTKPGLHTTLIVTTNRRTYHIELHSYKETFMAAVNWHYPHDDMRLAVAEEKTVVSHVDINKLNFGYDVEVKRGSRPVWMPVKVFDDGRKTFIQFPAEMLVREAPALFVLSRKGRTQLVNYRVKDRFYVVDRLFERAELRLGEKSQNIVRIARR; this is encoded by the coding sequence ATGGTACACAAAAAGACCCTGCTAACTTTTCTTGCTGTTACTGCAGCACTGCAACTCGGTGGATGTGCTGCGACAGGAGCGCAGCAAGCCTGGGTTCATGCAAACAAGGTTCCTGAGCCCCGTGGAACGAAACTGGTTCAGCTGGAGCCCACCCGTTTTGCTGGCAACCGGAAGAAAGCGCTTCCCACGGACACTGAAGAAGTGGTTAAACCCGGAAAACCATGGGCGGTGATTGATGAGGCCAACAAAACCTCGGCGCAGAATCCGGACAGTTTCGGATACTTCAACGCCATCATGACCTATGACTTTACACCGGGGTATTTGTATCAGGTCTATACGGCTCCTTTGAAGATTACCGATATCCAGTTGCAGCCGGGTGAGACCATAGAGGGGAAACCGGCGTGCGGTGACACCGTCAGGTGGATTCTTGGTGTCGGGAAAAGCCGGAAAGACGGCACAGTGCAGCAGCATATCTACATCAAGCCGACCAAACCCGGTCTGCATACCACACTGATTGTCACCACCAACCGGCGGACCTACCATATAGAGTTGCACAGTTACAAGGAAACCTTCATGGCGGCGGTTAACTGGCACTATCCGCATGATGACATGCGGCTTGCCGTGGCAGAGGAAAAAACGGTTGTCTCGCATGTTGATATCAACAAGCTCAATTTCGGGTATGACGTTGAAGTGAAAAGGGGGTCAAGACCGGTCTGGATGCCGGTGAAGGTGTTTGACGACGGTCGCAAGACATTTATCCAGTTCCCGGCAGAGATGCTGGTTCGTGAAGCACCGGCACTCTTTGTGCTATCCCGCAAAGGGAGAACACAACTCGTGAATTACCGGGTGAAGGACAGGTTCTATGTTGTCGACCGTCTGTTCGAGCGTGCCGAACTGCGTCTTGGTGAAAAGAGTCAGAACATTGTGCGTATTGCACGAAGATAA